A stretch of the Cyanobacterium sp. T60_A2020_053 genome encodes the following:
- a CDS encoding EAL domain-containing protein yields the protein MSETSDFQHILTIEYDNKTKNIGLSNDVYSIGRHSSNSIVIYDTTISRYHCTILPVKYKDSKGKEVFWIIDGDLKGNRSANGIFVNGDKCLSHELKSGDIINIGSGGVKASYNIIQKGEIVISEDNLFEDEIFVDTNIKTIHIIDSDSIEKQTYFTKEGLPFVEQIIYLLSQQQTIAFYATFDVNSERQIINSNTVFRTKFPDFRSKYHDNPFLKNLSEDLSSNESQIILREIEYDDKNLTQLAFYNENKTVIKNYLFEFNQHEKVERALRESEEKYRAVVRQISEGIILIDPFSKQILEANNAYCSLTGYTNQEILSLKIYDLVAVDAEVTDSIIRKIHRDRLDLIQESLHRCQDGSLIPVEVSMSVIYYSAKEVICYAVRDITERKISEEMLRYQACHDVLTELGNRNLFNEQLYKAIANAQRYKHQMAILFIDLDRFKNINDTLGHEIGDKFLKNVAKRLHKCLRTADVIARWGGDEFTILLSEISHSRDASVVARRILNSLKKPFQIIDYQLYASLSIGIAIYPQDGDNPDTLLKNADIALYRTKEEGGNHYQYYLPSMNHQRTELLQIESYLYDALENNELELCYQPQIDITKGEVVAMEALIRWQHPQLGKVTPSNFIPIAEETGLIIPIGEWVISQACRQGKIWQDLGYYNLSVAVNLSPRQFQQRNFVNVVKNILIETGLSPQFLEVEVTETMIIQDPNLGKQILSQLSDLGILVTMDDFGTGYSSLSYLKQFPFKKIKIDQSFVRELKNNQEDLAIISAILILGKGLNLEVVAEGVETEDQLTLLRDLKCEQMQGYFFSQPLDVNEANLFLQQKDIAIM from the coding sequence ATGTCTGAAACTTCTGATTTTCAACACATTTTAACCATTGAATACGACAACAAAACTAAAAACATTGGACTTAGTAATGATGTTTATTCCATTGGCAGACACTCTAGTAATTCTATCGTCATTTATGACACAACAATTTCCCGCTATCATTGCACTATTTTACCTGTCAAATATAAAGATAGTAAAGGAAAAGAAGTTTTTTGGATTATTGATGGCGATTTAAAAGGAAATCGTAGCGCCAATGGTATTTTTGTCAACGGTGATAAATGTTTGTCCCACGAATTAAAATCAGGAGACATAATCAATATTGGTAGTGGTGGCGTTAAGGCTAGCTACAATATCATTCAAAAAGGTGAAATAGTTATTAGTGAAGATAATCTTTTTGAAGATGAAATTTTTGTTGATACGAATATCAAAACTATTCATATTATTGACTCAGATAGTATTGAAAAACAAACTTATTTTACCAAAGAAGGCTTACCTTTTGTTGAACAAATAATCTATTTATTATCCCAACAACAAACTATTGCTTTTTATGCTACTTTTGATGTCAATTCGGAGCGACAAATAATTAATTCAAATACTGTATTTAGGACTAAATTTCCTGATTTTAGAAGTAAGTATCATGATAATCCTTTCTTGAAAAATCTTTCAGAAGATTTATCTAGTAATGAATCTCAAATTATTCTTAGGGAAATAGAATATGATGATAAAAATTTGACTCAATTAGCTTTTTACAACGAAAATAAAACAGTAATTAAAAATTATTTATTTGAATTTAATCAGCACGAAAAAGTGGAGAGGGCGCTGAGAGAAAGCGAAGAAAAATATCGTGCCGTAGTACGTCAAATCTCCGAAGGAATCATTTTAATTGATCCTTTTTCTAAACAAATCTTAGAAGCAAATAACGCTTATTGTAGTTTAACAGGATATACAAATCAAGAAATTTTAAGCCTTAAAATTTATGATTTAGTGGCAGTAGATGCTGAAGTAACTGATAGCATTATTCGCAAAATTCATCGAGATAGATTAGATTTAATTCAAGAATCTCTTCACCGTTGCCAAGATGGGAGTTTAATTCCTGTGGAAGTTAGTATGAGTGTAATTTACTACAGTGCCAAGGAAGTAATTTGTTACGCCGTCAGGGATATTACCGAGAGGAAAATATCAGAAGAAATGTTGCGTTATCAAGCCTGTCATGATGTATTGACAGAATTAGGTAATCGTAATTTATTTAACGAGCAATTATACAAAGCCATTGCTAATGCACAAAGATATAAACATCAAATGGCGATTTTATTCATTGATTTAGATCGTTTTAAGAATATTAATGATACTTTAGGACATGAAATTGGTGATAAATTTTTAAAGAATGTTGCCAAAAGATTACATAAATGTTTACGCACTGCTGATGTTATCGCGCGCTGGGGGGGAGATGAGTTTACTATTCTTCTTTCCGAAATCAGTCACAGTCGAGATGCTTCGGTAGTTGCCAGAAGAATTTTAAATAGTCTTAAAAAACCTTTTCAAATCATTGACTATCAACTTTATGCCAGTTTAAGTATCGGCATTGCTATTTATCCTCAAGACGGTGATAATCCTGACACACTACTAAAAAATGCTGATATTGCCCTTTATCGTACCAAAGAGGAAGGCGGAAATCACTATCAATACTATCTACCGAGTATGAATCATCAGCGCACGGAGTTATTACAAATCGAGAGTTATTTATACGATGCGCTGGAAAATAACGAGTTAGAGTTATGTTATCAACCGCAAATTGATATTACCAAAGGGGAAGTGGTAGCCATGGAAGCGCTGATTCGGTGGCAACATCCTCAGTTAGGTAAGGTTACCCCCAGTAATTTTATTCCCATTGCCGAGGAAACGGGGTTAATTATTCCCATTGGTGAATGGGTAATTTCTCAAGCCTGTCGTCAGGGTAAAATATGGCAAGATTTAGGTTATTATAACTTGAGTGTAGCAGTTAATTTATCTCCTCGACAGTTTCAGCAAAGAAACTTTGTTAATGTAGTCAAAAATATCTTAATAGAAACGGGTTTATCTCCACAGTTTTTGGAAGTAGAAGTCACGGAAACAATGATCATTCAAGACCCTAATTTGGGTAAACAAATTCTGTCACAATTAAGTGATTTAGGTATCTTGGTGACTATGGATGATTTTGGCACTGGTTATTCTTCTTTGAGTTATTTAAAACAATTTCCTTTTAAAAAGATTAAAATTGACCAAAGTTTTGTTCGGGAATTAAAAAATAATCAAGAAGATTTAGCCATTATTTCTGCTATCTTGATTTTAGGAAAAGGACTTAATTTAGAAGTGGTGGCTGAAGGTGTTGAAACAGAAGATCAGTTAACTTTATTAAGAGATTTAAAATGTGAGCAAATGCAGGGTTATTTTTTTAGTCAACCTTTAGACGTTAATGAAGCTAATCTTTTTTTACAACAGAAAGATATCGCAATTATGTAG
- a CDS encoding SGNH/GDSL hydrolase family protein translates to MEILTETMENNEIIIPYQDIIVFGDSLSDVGNANIATNNTQFPSPPYNNGRATNGFNIVELVAEKIGLGGSVSTPSFLGGDNFAVGGAELGQGFSALSAPNLGTQINTYLQNNTPEEGDLFFLFGGGNDIVFNSEVSPQIMVDNVVDHISTLVQAGADAFGVFNAPPIDASPFVNTLGASELTKAVQLQYNTLLDSALDQLREDLGVTIYEFDTDEVFATIVDDPDSFGLTNLTDQVLDAQTLTPVGNPNEFFWWDDLHPTGRINEIFSDTFSQQIISSAPPLSPQLSLVTAGSAENDNLDSAFMDNGFTGDNQILFTGSGMDTIDISQVGSNSRIDTGSGDDTLFAGTNNRIILGDGDDKLFISTSGGGNRITGEEGADQFWLYTDEGAIPNNPNIISDFNPDEDVIGFLNTTLSLGSSDFSYSQDGSDVIITAFGQDVGILLNTTIADSNFVFA, encoded by the coding sequence ATGGAAATTCTCACAGAAACTATGGAAAATAATGAGATCATCATCCCCTATCAAGATATTATCGTTTTCGGGGACAGTTTATCTGATGTGGGTAATGCTAATATTGCCACTAATAATACTCAATTTCCTTCTCCTCCCTATAATAATGGTCGGGCAACCAACGGCTTTAATATAGTGGAGTTAGTGGCTGAAAAAATCGGTTTGGGCGGTTCTGTTTCTACTCCTTCTTTCCTTGGAGGGGATAATTTTGCGGTGGGGGGCGCTGAATTAGGTCAAGGATTTTCTGCCCTCAGCGCCCCTAACCTCGGTACACAAATCAACACTTATTTACAAAATAATACACCGGAAGAGGGAGATTTATTTTTCCTTTTTGGTGGCGGTAACGATATTGTTTTTAATTCTGAAGTGTCACCACAAATTATGGTTGACAATGTCGTTGATCATATTTCAACATTAGTTCAAGCTGGAGCAGATGCTTTTGGGGTATTTAACGCACCGCCCATTGATGCAAGTCCTTTTGTTAATACATTGGGGGCAAGTGAACTAACAAAAGCCGTCCAATTGCAATATAACACTCTTTTAGACAGCGCCCTTGACCAATTACGAGAGGATTTGGGGGTAACAATTTATGAGTTTGATACTGATGAAGTTTTTGCAACTATTGTGGATGATCCGGACAGTTTTGGTCTTACTAATTTAACAGATCAAGTCCTCGATGCACAAACTTTAACTCCTGTGGGTAATCCGAATGAGTTTTTTTGGTGGGATGACCTTCATCCCACCGGCAGGATAAATGAAATTTTCTCGGATACCTTTAGTCAACAAATTATTTCCAGCGCCCCTCCCCTTTCTCCTCAGCTATCTTTGGTAACGGCAGGAAGTGCTGAAAATGATAATCTTGACTCGGCTTTTATGGATAATGGGTTTACAGGGGATAATCAAATTCTCTTTACCGGCAGTGGTATGGATACTATTGATATTAGCCAAGTAGGAAGCAATAGCCGTATTGATACCGGTAGTGGTGATGATACTCTTTTTGCGGGGACAAATAATCGTATTATTTTGGGTGATGGTGACGATAAATTGTTTATTAGTACCAGTGGTGGTGGTAATCGTATTACTGGGGAGGAGGGCGCTGATCAATTTTGGTTATATACGGATGAGGGCGCTATTCCTAATAACCCGAATATTATCAGTGACTTTAACCCTGATGAAGATGTTATCGGTTTCCTCAATACTACACTCAGTTTAGGTAGTAGTGATTTTAGCTATAGCCAAGATGGTAGCGATGTAATTATTACGGCATTTGGTCAAGATGTGGGTATTTTACTCAATACAACCATTGCTGATAGTAACTTTGTATTTGCTTAA
- a CDS encoding alpha/beta hydrolase, producing MTITQEGTVNIRGVNHYYEWITTDTPQQSKPVMVFIHGWGGSCRYWRTTARALVNQFDCLLYDLRGFGKSAPSTETGEYLGYELMDYVEDLKLLLDAFNLDKIYLNSHSMGASIGALFVDSVPDRIIKAILTCNGIFEYNALTFSAFHQAGGYVVKLRYNWFLKVPMADKLFMARFLNKPIDSEMSMAFLEDFLLADYQAALNTIYTAVSKQAVEIMPEAYKNIKVPTLLITGEKDQIIPPRLGKPASILNKEYISYVEIPQTGHFPMLEDEKTYLNIINNFLKLN from the coding sequence ATGACCATTACTCAAGAAGGCACAGTTAATATTAGAGGAGTTAATCACTACTACGAATGGATTACTACTGACACTCCTCAGCAATCAAAACCCGTGATGGTATTCATTCATGGCTGGGGTGGTTCATGTCGATACTGGCGTACTACGGCAAGGGCGCTGGTGAATCAGTTTGACTGTTTATTATACGATCTCAGGGGCTTTGGCAAATCAGCGCCCTCCACCGAAACAGGAGAATATTTAGGCTATGAATTAATGGATTATGTGGAAGACTTAAAACTATTATTAGATGCTTTTAATCTCGACAAAATTTATCTTAATTCTCACTCCATGGGGGCATCCATTGGGGCTCTATTTGTGGATTCAGTGCCCGACAGAATTATCAAAGCAATTCTCACTTGTAACGGTATTTTTGAATATAATGCCCTAACATTTTCGGCATTTCATCAAGCAGGAGGATATGTTGTAAAATTGCGATATAACTGGTTTTTAAAAGTACCTATGGCAGATAAACTTTTTATGGCAAGATTCTTAAATAAACCCATAGATAGTGAGATGAGTATGGCATTTTTAGAAGATTTTTTATTAGCAGATTATCAGGCAGCGTTAAATACAATTTATACCGCCGTAAGTAAACAAGCTGTGGAAATTATGCCCGAAGCCTATAAAAATATTAAAGTGCCAACTTTATTAATTACAGGAGAAAAAGACCAAATTATTCCCCCTCGTTTAGGTAAACCAGCAAGTATCTTAAATAAAGAATATATCAGCTATGTAGAAATTCCCCAAACGGGACATTTTCCTATGTTAGAAGATGAAAAAACTTACTTAAATATTATTAATAATTTTCTTAAATTGAACTAA
- a CDS encoding penicillin-binding protein activator LpoB: MNKNKLNQFYNTPKKIISGVIALSLVGIGIETSLSPVLANNSPVMVAQNSQEKVRLAVMDFDYSSISNPSYLNLIEGAGRGVSDVVVTELVETGKYRVIERSRLNSVLQEQNLGASGRMDASTAAEIGRLLGVELVMLGSITQFDLQDRNTGFGMFGFGFGNQTKKALVTINSRLVNTTTGEILMTAEGKAEVAQVDGQIRVRGVGVGTSTNNDATLLTVATQDAVKQIIAKMDEKQGELSTIAKVLPTTTGLIADVSGNTVIINKGNQHGYGKGLKLSIERVSREIKDPATGKVIRRVTSQLGVVELTEVDGTSSVGKVVTGAGFKVGDIASPMQ, encoded by the coding sequence ATGAACAAAAATAAACTTAATCAGTTTTATAACACCCCTAAAAAAATAATTTCTGGTGTCATTGCCTTATCTTTAGTGGGTATAGGTATTGAAACAAGTCTTTCTCCTGTTTTGGCAAATAATTCCCCTGTGATGGTGGCTCAAAATAGCCAAGAAAAGGTCAGATTAGCGGTAATGGATTTTGATTATAGTAGTATTAGTAACCCTAGTTATCTTAACTTGATTGAGGGCGCTGGGCGTGGTGTCAGTGATGTGGTGGTGACTGAATTGGTAGAAACCGGTAAATATCGAGTTATTGAGAGAAGTCGCCTTAATAGTGTGTTACAAGAACAAAATTTGGGGGCTTCTGGAAGAATGGATGCTTCTACGGCGGCAGAAATCGGCAGACTTTTGGGAGTTGAGTTGGTGATGTTAGGCTCAATTACTCAGTTTGACTTACAGGATCGTAACACAGGTTTTGGGATGTTTGGCTTTGGTTTTGGTAATCAGACCAAAAAAGCCCTTGTCACCATCAATAGTCGTCTGGTTAATACCACCACAGGGGAAATTTTGATGACGGCAGAGGGTAAAGCGGAGGTGGCACAGGTAGATGGGCAAATCAGAGTGAGAGGAGTTGGTGTTGGCACAAGTACCAATAATGATGCTACTCTGTTAACTGTTGCTACCCAAGATGCGGTAAAACAAATTATCGCCAAAATGGATGAAAAACAAGGGGAATTATCGACTATCGCTAAAGTTTTACCCACTACTACTGGTTTGATTGCCGATGTTTCGGGCAATACTGTAATTATCAATAAGGGCAATCAGCATGGCTACGGTAAGGGCTTAAAATTGTCCATTGAGAGGGTTAGTCGGGAAATTAAGGACCCGGCTACAGGTAAGGTGATTCGCCGTGTTACGAGTCAGCTAGGTGTCGTAGAATTAACGGAAGTTGATGGCACTTCTAGTGTGGGTAAAGTGGTGACGGGCGCTGGTTTTAAAGTGGGTGATATTGCTTCTCCGATGCAGTAG
- a CDS encoding chromate transporter, which yields MSENQQPSLKEIAQVFLRLGITAFGGPAAHVAMMDDEIVQKRQWMTRERLLDLLGVTNLIPGPNSTELAISIGYDKGGWRGLIVAGSCFIFPAMAIVWILAFLYSQYRTVPQADGLLYGIKPVIIAIVIQALWKLGKKAVKNWLTGLGALSAVIGYFMGIDEIVVLLAVGLGVMLIQLRSNFNANGLWLPLSPLVAQTVVGNSINSPSPLNVFLFFLKVGCFLYGSGYVLLAFLERALVTQNQWLTSQELLDAIAIGQFTPGPILTTATFIGYLLAGNMGAIMATLGIFLPSFILVLIINPWVDKLRQSPVTSALLDGVNAGSVGLMVGVAFILGKESLFDIPTIIIGLGALILLFRFQINSIWLILGGGALGFLLYNYEL from the coding sequence ATGTCAGAAAATCAACAGCCTTCTTTGAAGGAAATTGCTCAGGTTTTTTTACGTCTTGGTATAACGGCATTTGGTGGACCAGCAGCGCACGTCGCCATGATGGATGACGAAATCGTCCAAAAACGACAATGGATGACCAGAGAGCGTTTATTAGACCTATTAGGAGTAACAAATTTAATACCCGGACCTAATTCTACAGAATTAGCGATTAGTATTGGTTATGACAAGGGAGGATGGCGCGGTTTAATCGTTGCTGGTAGTTGTTTTATTTTTCCTGCCATGGCGATAGTGTGGATTTTAGCTTTTTTATACTCTCAATATCGTACTGTACCCCAAGCTGATGGGTTATTATACGGCATTAAACCTGTAATTATCGCTATCGTTATCCAAGCATTGTGGAAGTTGGGAAAAAAAGCGGTAAAAAATTGGTTAACAGGGTTAGGAGCGCTCTCCGCCGTGATCGGTTATTTTATGGGTATAGATGAAATTGTGGTTTTGTTAGCAGTAGGTTTGGGAGTAATGTTAATTCAACTGCGCTCCAATTTTAATGCTAATGGTTTATGGTTGCCTTTATCTCCTTTGGTGGCTCAAACTGTTGTTGGTAATAGCATTAATAGTCCCTCTCCCCTTAATGTTTTTTTGTTTTTCCTCAAAGTAGGTTGTTTTTTATATGGTAGTGGCTATGTACTATTAGCATTTTTAGAACGGGCGCTGGTGACACAAAATCAATGGTTAACATCTCAGGAGTTATTAGATGCTATTGCCATTGGGCAGTTTACCCCCGGTCCGATTTTGACCACTGCCACTTTTATTGGTTATCTTTTAGCTGGTAATATGGGCGCTATCATGGCTACTTTAGGCATTTTTCTACCTAGTTTTATCCTTGTTTTGATAATTAATCCTTGGGTGGATAAGTTACGCCAATCCCCCGTTACCAGCGCCCTCCTCGATGGCGTAAATGCTGGTTCGGTTGGTTTAATGGTAGGAGTAGCTTTTATTCTCGGTAAAGAGTCTTTATTTGATATTCCTACCATAATTATAGGGTTGGGGGCGCTAATTCTGCTTTTTCGTTTTCAAATTAATTCTATCTGGTTAATACTGGGGGGAGGGGCGCTGGGCTTTCTTTTATATAATTATGAATTATGA
- a CDS encoding DUF2288 family protein has protein sequence MSNITTQLEEQLAEVNWQDLIPHAQRDVIIVVDENLDLLTVGKAIALDDTQKVQNWISEQLIQKPTPQQLSNWNGHQDSKFDTIIVQPFVLIKPIF, from the coding sequence ATGTCTAATATTACAACTCAATTAGAAGAACAGTTAGCCGAAGTAAATTGGCAAGATTTAATCCCCCATGCCCAAAGAGATGTCATCATTGTGGTAGATGAAAACCTCGATTTACTCACCGTAGGAAAAGCCATCGCCCTTGATGATACTCAAAAAGTACAAAATTGGATTAGCGAACAATTAATTCAAAAACCGACACCTCAGCAGTTAAGTAATTGGAATGGTCATCAAGATAGTAAATTTGATACTATTATTGTTCAACCTTTTGTTTTAATCAAGCCAATTTTTTAA
- a CDS encoding 50S ribosomal protein L25/general stress protein Ctc codes for MQVTLECKTRPEGSKPRALRREGLLPANLYGHEGAEAISLVLGHKDALNLLKNASINNTLVEMSIPELEWNGKVLIREVQSHPWKRTLHHISFFSPSPENYVVVVVPLKIVGTAIGIKKGGIMEQMTTEVKVRCLPDNIPQVLEMDISKVDIGDTFPVADLVLAEGINVLDDPYKNIIGIVAPRKKG; via the coding sequence ATGCAAGTTACATTAGAGTGTAAAACTAGACCAGAAGGTAGCAAACCTCGCGCTTTACGTCGTGAAGGGCTTTTACCTGCTAATTTGTATGGGCATGAGGGCGCTGAAGCGATTTCTTTGGTTTTAGGACATAAGGATGCGCTTAATTTGCTCAAAAATGCTTCCATCAATAATACCCTCGTGGAAATGTCTATTCCTGAGTTGGAATGGAATGGTAAAGTGTTAATTAGAGAAGTTCAAAGCCATCCTTGGAAAAGAACTTTACATCATATTAGTTTCTTTTCTCCTTCTCCTGAAAATTATGTGGTTGTGGTTGTGCCTTTAAAAATTGTTGGTACTGCTATTGGTATCAAAAAAGGTGGCATTATGGAACAAATGACTACTGAGGTAAAAGTTCGTTGTCTTCCTGATAATATTCCTCAAGTCTTAGAAATGGACATTAGTAAGGTTGATATTGGTGATACTTTCCCCGTAGCGGATTTAGTCTTAGCGGAAGGTATTAATGTGTTAGATGATCCTTATAAAAATATCATCGGCATTGTTGCACCTCGTAAGAAAGGTTAA
- a CDS encoding SemiSWEET transporter, translated as MTTATVIGLMAGALTTISFLPQAIKTWRSKSAKDISLTMFLTFCIGVILWIIYGISIQDLPVLVTNIVTLILAGSILFFKFKYK; from the coding sequence ATGACGACTGCAACGGTAATTGGCTTAATGGCAGGGGCGCTGACGACTATTTCATTTTTACCACAAGCCATTAAAACATGGCGTAGTAAATCAGCTAAAGATATTTCTTTGACAATGTTCCTAACTTTTTGTATTGGAGTAATCTTATGGATCATTTACGGTATTTCGATCCAAGATTTACCAGTTTTAGTTACTAATATTGTTACTCTAATTTTAGCAGGAAGTATTTTATTTTTTAAATTTAAATATAAATAA
- a CDS encoding anion transporter: MSEENFVWWRGLQIFCLVLSYVGLGLGFIPFLKMNRATIALVGSTLMIVLGVVSLEESWQLIDVNTIVFLLSMMIINSYLSFSGFFNLVIYRLLQLSLTPFSLLIILSISTAFLSALFLNDTLVLVTTPLVLRLTASLNLNPIPYLLAVASATNIGSVPTLNGNPQNILVASFSELSYAQFTQALLPITIISLILQIVWLYYLYPEVRCRHVLKFDHSTPVVIHKSLLIKSLIVSTLMLISFVLGMPLGRSALVTASLLLITKHLESEQVLEEINWSLLLMFSGLFILTGCVQSLNLLTIFAPFVDSKVGLVSVTVILANLISNVPAVLLLKDMMVDNQQNWLLLASSATLAGNLTLFGSVANLIMVEAVKSQGYNLSFWQHFRFGFPLTIVSLLPLLIL, from the coding sequence ATGTCTGAGGAAAACTTTGTTTGGTGGCGAGGATTACAAATTTTTTGTTTGGTGTTGAGTTATGTCGGCTTGGGTTTGGGTTTTATTCCATTTCTCAAAATGAATCGCGCCACCATTGCCTTAGTTGGTTCAACTTTGATGATTGTTTTAGGGGTAGTTTCCCTTGAGGAAAGTTGGCAATTAATCGATGTTAATACCATTGTTTTTTTACTGAGTATGATGATTATTAATAGTTATTTATCCTTTTCTGGATTTTTTAACCTAGTTATTTATCGCTTATTACAATTATCTTTAACACCTTTTTCTTTATTAATTATTCTCAGTATTAGCACTGCTTTTTTATCGGCTTTATTTCTCAATGATACCCTTGTTTTAGTGACAACTCCCCTTGTTTTAAGGTTAACAGCTAGTTTAAATTTAAATCCTATACCCTATTTGTTAGCGGTAGCTTCAGCCACCAATATTGGTTCCGTGCCAACTCTTAATGGCAATCCTCAAAATATTTTGGTAGCTTCTTTTTCTGAGCTTTCCTATGCACAATTTACCCAAGCACTGTTACCGATAACTATCATTAGTTTAATCTTACAAATAGTTTGGTTATATTATTTATATCCCGAAGTGCGCTGTCGTCATGTGTTAAAATTCGATCATTCTACCCCCGTAGTTATTCATAAGTCTTTGTTGATTAAAAGTCTCATCGTTTCTACTCTCATGTTAATTAGTTTTGTGTTAGGAATGCCTCTGGGGCGGAGTGCGCTGGTTACAGCTTCATTATTATTAATCACTAAACATCTTGAATCGGAGCAAGTTTTAGAGGAAATTAATTGGTCTTTATTATTGATGTTTTCTGGTTTATTTATCTTAACAGGTTGTGTTCAGTCTTTGAATTTACTAACTATTTTTGCGCCTTTCGTAGATTCTAAGGTGGGTTTGGTATCTGTTACGGTAATTTTAGCTAATTTAATTTCTAATGTTCCAGCAGTTTTATTATTAAAAGATATGATGGTGGATAATCAACAAAATTGGCTTTTGTTGGCTTCTAGTGCTACCCTTGCTGGTAATTTAACATTATTTGGCTCTGTGGCAAATTTAATTATGGTGGAGGCAGTAAAATCTCAAGGTTATAATTTATCTTTTTGGCAACATTTTCGTTTTGGTTTTCCTTTGACTATTGTTAGTTTATTACCATTGCTCATATTGTGA
- a CDS encoding adenylosuccinate synthase — MANVIIIGAQWGDEGKGKITDLLSKSADVVVRSQGGVNAGHTVVVEGQTFKLHLIPSGILYPETECIIGSGTVIDPQELLEEIDQLINLKVSTDNLYISQTAHVTMPYHRILDQAAEERRGKYKIGTTGRGIGPTYSDKAERIGIRMLDLINGNRNPDKLEWTINYKNAVLEKLYGLPPLDPKKVIEEYLGYAERLRPFVIDSSLKINQAVKEKKNILFEGAQGTLLDLDHGTYPYVTSSNPIAGGACVGAGVGPTIIDRIIGVAKAYTTRVGEGPFPTELNDEIGLLLGDRGAEFGTTTGRRRRCGWFDAVIGRYAARINGLDCLAITKLDILDELAEIKVCVAYEVDGERITELPTHANKFARCVPIYETLPGWQESTTECRTLDELPENALSYLKFLASLMELPIAIVSLGARRDQTIIVEDPIHGPKRALLNAMVNPLQS, encoded by the coding sequence TTGGCTAACGTTATTATTATAGGCGCCCAATGGGGCGACGAAGGAAAAGGAAAAATTACGGATTTACTCAGTAAATCAGCAGATGTCGTGGTGCGCTCTCAAGGGGGCGTAAATGCAGGGCATACTGTGGTCGTTGAAGGTCAAACCTTTAAATTGCATCTCATTCCTTCAGGGATACTATACCCTGAAACCGAGTGTATTATCGGTTCTGGTACTGTGATAGACCCGCAGGAATTGTTGGAAGAAATTGATCAGTTAATTAATCTGAAGGTTTCTACTGACAATTTATACATCTCGCAAACTGCCCATGTGACGATGCCTTATCATCGTATTTTAGATCAGGCGGCAGAGGAAAGACGAGGTAAGTACAAAATCGGTACGACTGGCAGAGGCATCGGTCCGACATATTCCGATAAAGCGGAGAGAATCGGCATTAGAATGCTTGATTTAATCAACGGTAATCGTAATCCTGATAAGTTAGAGTGGACTATTAATTATAAAAATGCCGTCCTTGAAAAACTCTATGGATTACCACCGTTAGACCCGAAAAAGGTCATCGAGGAATATCTCGGTTATGCGGAAAGGTTACGCCCTTTTGTTATTGATAGTTCTCTCAAAATCAATCAAGCCGTCAAAGAAAAGAAAAATATCTTATTTGAGGGCGCTCAAGGTACTTTATTAGATTTGGACCATGGGACTTATCCTTATGTGACTTCTTCTAATCCCATTGCTGGTGGTGCTTGTGTGGGTGCCGGTGTTGGTCCTACCATCATTGACCGTATTATCGGGGTGGCGAAGGCTTACACTACAAGAGTAGGAGAAGGACCTTTTCCTACTGAGTTAAATGATGAAATTGGTCTTTTATTGGGAGATCGTGGGGCGGAATTTGGCACAACTACCGGGCGCCGTCGTCGGTGTGGTTGGTTTGATGCGGTAATCGGTCGTTATGCGGCTCGCATTAACGGTTTAGACTGTTTAGCAATTACTAAGTTAGATATTCTCGATGAGTTAGCAGAAATTAAGGTCTGTGTGGCTTATGAGGTGGATGGGGAAAGAATCACTGAATTACCTACCCATGCTAATAAGTTTGCCCGTTGTGTGCCCATTTATGAAACTTTACCGGGATGGCAAGAGTCAACGACGGAGTGTCGTACTTTGGATGAGTTACCAGAAAATGCCTTAAGCTATTTGAAGTTTTTGGCAAGTTTGATGGAGTTACCCATTGCCATTGTGTCTTTAGGCGCGCGCCGAGACCAGACTATTATTGTGGAAGACCCGATTCATGGTCCTAAACGGGCTTTATTGAATGCGATGGTTAATCCCCTCCAGTCATAA